The following are encoded together in the Neomonachus schauinslandi chromosome X, ASM220157v2, whole genome shotgun sequence genome:
- the LOC110575582 gene encoding UPF0472 protein C16orf72 isoform X1, whose protein sequence is MEEQPKEGEAEVAEHWFSKWERQCLAEAEQEEQLPPELQEEATAEAAGLKSEQQKLWHLFQISATAVAQLYKDSGCPQPELSMWDPFQNAAMAVTSLYKESGDAHQRSFDLGVQVGYQRRIKDVLEWVKKGRSTILREDLISFLCGKVPPAPPSSRTPRTPPKPPAAATGQATATESSSSVDVDLQPFHEAIALHGLSGAMASISVRSGAPGSPPQASNGVASNGVASNGVATNGVATNGTGGGRRKSSLLEDDLNPFNSEELALRLDSGGTRKRTSAQCGDSVTDSPTHKRNRMV, encoded by the coding sequence atggaggagcAGCCGAAGGAGGGCGAGGCCGAGGTCGCGGAGCACTGGTTCTCCAAGTGGGAACGCCAGTGCTTGGCCGAGGCCGAGCAGGAAGAGCAGCTGCCCCCTGAGCTGCAGGAGGAGGCGACCGCTGAGGCAGCGGGGCTCAAGAGCGAGCAGCAGAAGCTGTGGCACCTCTTCCAGATCTCTGCCACCGCCGTGGCCCAGCTCTACAAGGATTCCGGGTGCCCACAGCCAGAACTGTCCATGTGGGACCCCTTCCAGAATGCGGCCATGGCCGTGACCAGTCTCTACAAAGAGAGCGGGGATGCCCACCAACGAAGTTTTGACCTGGGCGTCCAGGTTGGCTACCAGCGTCGCATCAAAGACGTCCTGGAGTGGGTGAAGAAGGGCCGGAGCACCATTCTCCGCGAAGACCTGATTAGCTTCCTGTGTGGCAAAGTGCCCCCCGCACCTCCATCATCGCGCACCCCCAGGACGCCGCCAAAGCCGCCCGCCGCGGCCACCGGCCAGGCCACAGCTACTGAATCCAGTTCGTCTGTAGACGTCGACCTGCAGCCCTTCCACGAGGCCATCGCCCTGCATGGCCTCAGTGGTGCCATGGCGAGCATCAGCGTGAGATCTGGTGCACCCGGCTCCCCGCCTCAAGCCAGCAATGGCGTCGCCAGCAATGGCGTCGCCAGCAATGGCGTCGCCACCAATGGCGTCGCCACCAATGGCACCGGCGGCGGGCGCCGAAAAAGTAGCTTACTCGAGGACGACTTGAACCCCTTCAACTCAGAAGAACTGGCCCTCCGCCTGGACAGTGGGGGGACCCGCAAGCGCACCTCGGCCCAGTGCGGGGATAGTGTCACAGACTCCCCAACCCACAAGCGCAACCGAATGGTCTGA
- the LOC110575582 gene encoding UPF0472 protein C16orf72 isoform X2, which produces MEEQPKEGEAEVAEHWFSKWERQCLAEAEQEEQLPPELQEEATAEAAGLKSEQQKLWHLFQISATAVAQLYKDSGCPQPELSMWDPFQNAAMAVTSLYKESGDAHQRSFDLGVQVGYQRRIKDVLEWVKKGRSTILREDLISFLCGKVPPAPPSSRTPRTPPKPPAAATGQATATESSSSVDVDLQPFHEAIALHGLSGAMASISVRSGAPGSPPHATNGTGGGRRKSSLLEDDLNPFNSEELALRLDSGGTRKRTSAQCGDSVTDSPTHKRNRMV; this is translated from the exons atggaggagcAGCCGAAGGAGGGCGAGGCCGAGGTCGCGGAGCACTGGTTCTCCAAGTGGGAACGCCAGTGCTTGGCCGAGGCCGAGCAGGAAGAGCAGCTGCCCCCTGAGCTGCAGGAGGAGGCGACCGCTGAGGCAGCGGGGCTCAAGAGCGAGCAGCAGAAGCTGTGGCACCTCTTCCAGATCTCTGCCACCGCCGTGGCCCAGCTCTACAAGGATTCCGGGTGCCCACAGCCAGAACTGTCCATGTGGGACCCCTTCCAGAATGCGGCCATGGCCGTGACCAGTCTCTACAAAGAGAGCGGGGATGCCCACCAACGAAGTTTTGACCTGGGCGTCCAGGTTGGCTACCAGCGTCGCATCAAAGACGTCCTGGAGTGGGTGAAGAAGGGCCGGAGCACCATTCTCCGCGAAGACCTGATTAGCTTCCTGTGTGGCAAAGTGCCCCCCGCACCTCCATCATCGCGCACCCCCAGGACGCCGCCAAAGCCGCCCGCCGCGGCCACCGGCCAGGCCACAGCTACTGAATCCAGTTCGTCTGTAGACGTCGACCTGCAGCCCTTCCACGAGGCCATCGCCCTGCATGGCCTCAGTGGTGCCATGGCGAGCATCAGCGTGAGATCTGGTGCACCCGGCTCCCCGCCTCA CGCCACCAATGGCACCGGCGGCGGGCGCCGAAAAAGTAGCTTACTCGAGGACGACTTGAACCCCTTCAACTCAGAAGAACTGGCCCTCCGCCTGGACAGTGGGGGGACCCGCAAGCGCACCTCGGCCCAGTGCGGGGATAGTGTCACAGACTCCCCAACCCACAAGCGCAACCGAATGGTCTGA